A portion of the Zymoseptoria tritici IPO323 chromosome 8, whole genome shotgun sequence genome contains these proteins:
- a CDS encoding serine--tRNA ligase, producing the protein MLDINDFIKERGGDPAKIKESQRRRHAPEEVVDEVIALFEDHRKTHYAAATEMGAKLNKVQKDMGLNKKNKGDPEEFKELQKQKKDLEDEKKGLEELAAQKQKELLKKAKSIGNYVHVSVPVSDNEDQNALVRDWAPEGVAVEKKDCLSHHEVLTRIDGYDPERGVKIVGHRGYCLTGYGLFLNLALVNYGLEFLFNKGYKPNQPPFMMLREAMAKTAQLEQFDEELYKVTEKENDPASDKYLIATSEQPISALHEGEWLNKEDLPIKYAGYSTCFRKEAGSHGKDAWGIFRVHQFEKIEQFVFCKPEDSWEHFDGMINTSEEFYKSLKIPYRVVAIVSGALNNAAAKKYDLEAWFPFQGEYKELVSCSNCTDYQTRELEIRFGQKKLTDTQKTYVHALNSTLCATERALCCVLENYQREDGIEVPEVLRKYIPGQPEFLPYVKELPKDSTSLKAKGKVEGKAAPKLPKEGEVVERPKHKAEEVKS; encoded by the exons ATGCTCGACATCAACGACTTCATCAAGGAACGCGGCGGTGACCCGGCCAAAATCAAGGAATCGCAGCGTCGCCGCCATGCACCGGAAGAGGTCGTAGACGAGGTCATCGCATTATTCGAGGACCACCGCAAAACTCACTATGCCGCCGCAACGGAGATGGGAGCCAAGCTCAACAAGGTGCAAAAGGACATGGGCCtgaacaagaagaacaagggcGATCCGGAAGAGTTCAAGGAGTTGCAGAAGCAAAAGAAGGActtggaggatgagaagaAGGGCCTGGAGGAGTTGGCCGCACAAAAGCAGAAGGAACtgttgaagaaggcgaagagcatTGGAAACTACGTTCACGTATCTGTACCAGTTTCGGACAATGAGGACCAGAACGCACTTGTTCGAGACTGGGCACCAGAGGGCGTcgcggtggagaagaaggactgtCTGTCACATCACGAAGTGCTCACGCGGATAGATGGATACGATCCGGAGCGTGGTGTGAAGATTGTCGGCCACCGCGGATACTGCCTGACAGGGTACGGTCTCTTCCTCAACCTTGCTCTTGTGAACTATGGCCTCGAATTCCTCTTCAACAAAGGCTACAAGCCGAATCAGCCACCCTTCATGATGCTGCGGGAAGCCATGGCCAAGACCGCTCAACTGGAGCAGTTCGACGAGGAGCTGTACAAGGTGACCGAGAAGGAGAACGACCCGGCCAGCGACAAGTACCTCATCGCAACCTCAGAACAGCCCATCTCTGCTCTGCACGAAGGCGAGTGGCTGAACAAGGAAGATCTGCCCATCAAGTACGCTGGCTACTCGACCTGCTTCCGAAAGGAAGCTGGCTCACACGGCAAGGATGCGTGGGGCATCTTCCGCGTGCATCAATTTGAGAAGATCGAGCAATTCGTCTTCTGCAAGCCAGAGGACAGCTGGGAGCACTTTGACGGCATGATCAACACTTCGGAGGAGTTCTACAAGAGCTTGAAGATCCCGTACAGAGTTGTTGCCATCGTTTCTGGCGCGCTCAACAACGCCGCGGCCAAGAAGTACGATCTCGAGGCATGGTTTCCATTCCAGGGCGAGTACAAGGAGCTGGTGTCATGCTCGAACTGCACCGACTATCAGACGAGGGAGCTTGAAATCAG ATTCGGTCAGAAGAAATTGACCGACACACAAAAGACATATGTTCACGCCCTCAACTCGACACTCTGTGCGACCGAGCGCGCGCTTTGCTGTGTTTTGGAGAATTACCAACGTGAAGACGGTATCGAGGTGCCCGAGGTGTTGCGGAAGTACATACCTGGTCAACCCGAGTTCTTGCCATATGTCAAGGAGCTGCCGAAGGACTCGACCAGCTTGAAGGCAAAG GGCAAGGTTGAAGGCAAGGCCGCTCCCAAACTTCCGaaggagggcgaggttgTTGAGCGACCAAAGCacaaggcggaggaggtcaagTCATGA